The following nucleotide sequence is from Mytilus edulis chromosome 13, xbMytEdul2.2, whole genome shotgun sequence.
TTGAAATAAGTCcttatagttattaaaggtacctgGCTGATAACTCAATACGCACGCGCTTGTTGTCTACATAaaaactcaccagtgacgctcagatcaaaatagttataaaggcATAAGAgtataaaattgaagagcattgaggacccaaaattccaaaatgttatcCAAAATACAATGTACGACTAAGGAAACAActtatgtctgggataagaaaatccttaatatttcGAGAAAATCTTAATTTTGTCAACAGAAAAGTTATAGATAATGACTACGTTATtgacattcatgtcaacaccaaagtgatAACTACTTGTCTGGTGATACCATCGGAGTCGAaccgtccaccagcagtggcatcgacccagtggtgtaaatatttatcaaagctACCAGGcctataatttgatacgccagacgcgcgtttcgtctatataagaatCGTCAGTAACGCGCAAAAAAACTCTCTGTTTCAAGGAAAAATTGTCATGCTCACATCACAACGGATTCTTAATTTTTCTGTCATGCTGGTTGTTAAATTAACATAAGTTACATTTAAGATAACTGGAAAATCTGAGTAAGTTGAACAAGTTTGTTAATATTAAACGCTTGTGTTCAGACCTGATTACTACACATTCGTTTTTACTAATTATACTGCATAGACATCTACACATGGATTGTATAAATACACTAacacctgtttttgtattgttatgagttacaatttatgactaaaattaggtaAGACCAATCGAAACAACATTTCATACagaaatttaacaatacttttagatagatggatgatatattggctctaaataatgacgacttcagtatgtatactaaagaaatttatcctgttgaacttactttaaataaagctaaggCTAACAAGACCCCTACCGTTTCCTCGATCTGGACGtttatatcattaacgggaatcttaatacaaaaatttatgataaaacagattatttttcatttcctatcgttaattatcaatttttccTTGTCACCATCCTATGCTGTTTATATATCTCAGCTTGtacgctcgtgtatgtaacaacgttttagattttagtgagagaaatgtatgtattactgacaaattataacaccagggttgtcgatatcacaaactagtcaaaatatttactaaattttatcatcggtataaggaaataattcgtaaatataactcaacatgcaaaCATCTTATACGTTATGGTATTTCACATACAATCTTTTATGATAATATTCATTagaaagcacaaaaatgtcagtattcacatcAAACTTACAAAAGCTTTAAACAGaattattaagaagggatatagttacgatactgttgtcaggtcattaaagattgcatattttggctttaatattgattcatttatagggtctttgcatcggaactaaacaaatttatttaaaaaaaaaacaacagttgttggtatgacacgggttatgttcttctcgtatatgttattgtagtatgatactaaacccttaaCGGGAGGGATTATgcatgatattcatatgatgaaggcataatctttcaatcagtttaattgaggtctggaactggcatgtcagttaactgctagttgtctgttgttatttatgtatcattgtaattttatttattttcttttgttacatcttctgacatcggactcggacttttcgtgaactgaattttaatgtgctatTGGCTAGAGGTTCAGAAGGAAAGTTGATGtctcataaacatatttaaccccaaCGCAATTTTGCGTCTATCCTAAGTtaggagactctggcctttgttagtcttgtatgattttttttttgtttcttgtgtataattcggataTTAATATGACGTCTATTGTCACTgttctagtatacatattttgacGGGGCCAGCTGCAGGACACcctcgggtgcgggagtttctcgctacatttaagACCCATGTGTGGTATTCGGCTGTTGtgtgctctatggtcgggttgttgtcgctttgacacatttccaatttcctttctcaattttaacaaacaaatacaattttGCCAATTACGGCGCAgttataaacagaaaaataacattacaattttcttataaaattgaaaagtaGAATACCAATGGGTAAATAAGGTAAAGCAGTAGAGATTTGATTTACATGCTTAACATATAATATTGAAGTAAATGCAAAAAGTAATACGTATTTACAACAATATACAATATGAATCATTGTGTTCTCCTATAAATATCATTATCAATTAATGCAATCTAAGGTATAACTGTCGAACTTGTTTTTGCAAACTTTAccttttaatttgaattttcataCAGTATTGTCCAAAATAGTATAGTATTTGTATGATCTTGTGAGTTCTAGTTTGCTcttgttttgtattgttatttcattttcacAAGAGGGTTTAGAGCTCACGCAAACAACAAACCATCCACATTTTTTATGTCCTAACAAAGGAGTCTGTAAATCAGCATTTGTCGTTTGTGACTGTTAGTTGTAACCCTTGTTAGTGAAATGCTCTGGTTTGAATCAAACCGTtgggtttttgttgttgttgtttgattCACATTTTGTCCCCACCTTTCTTTTATAGTGTTTTAAACGGTATTTATTTTGCTCATGTTGTCTAAACTATAATCGCTTTAATTCATGTTATGTTTACAAGTTGTATGGTATTCACattgcaatcatacaacatctcctacTTTTTATATCATCGCAGTTGTGATTTTGCTATCTAATCAAATACATGGTTTGACTTATTGAGACTATTTTGATAGCTTTGTTTAAGTTATTAAAATATAACTATGTTTAGATCAAGGCAAACCATTTCATTAAATATCTTTATGCTCACGTTTCCCAGACGATTCCATTCTCGATGCTACATTTACAGTGTCACCAAACAAACAGTACCGAGGCATCTTAGTACCTACTACTCCAGCTACAACTGGACCTATAGACcaagaaatatatataagaaaatatgaTACGTGTGGTAATGAAATAATTTTCGGGAATGGAGTTTTCATTGAACATTCTTTAGACCATTATTCATGAGTTATTATCATTGCTTTATCAGTTTGCAATTATACTCTATTCTCGATTTTGACACACTCCATTATTCTCCTTTATCATGGTAACACTATCAAAGTCCGCGGTAATCATGTCAACTGTATCTTGAATGAAAGTTTACAGCACACTTGTACATTTGGTCacgttttgaaaaataaagttgagaatggatattattattataatattatcattatcattatttttattattattatcattattattattattattattattattattattattattattattattattattattattattattattattattattattattattattattattattattattattattattattattattattattattattattattattattattattattattattattattattactattatcatttgaattattatcatcattattataattataaatgttattattatcatgattattattacCTGAATTGATACCTATTCTCACTTTCCATTTTTCCTGTGGTAAATGAGGAACTGTAGCTTCACTGACTGTACTCATGATCTCTAAAGACATTGATGCCACTTCTGTTGCATGTCTTGTTCTGTTCTTTGCAGCTACTGGTAAGCCCGAGGCAACCATGTAGGCATCGCCTGGAACAAATCAGCTGTACTAGACATATGACGAAAGATAATCCGGAAATAAGTTAATAAGAGAACGTCATGATATTTCATGTCATACATCGGCTCTAAAACATCCTTAGGCACATTTTCAAAGTCTTTAACTAATTTAGCACAAGAAAAAATTCTGTAATAAGCTCGTGAAGATACAACAGAAACAAAAAAGGAAACCAGATAAACTATATTGTTTTAATGCAATTAGTTTAATTAGAACACAATGAATTTCCTAAATAGTAATAAGTAAACTGACAGACATAGACCTAGCAATTGACAACCTTAGTATATGTGCACAACAATGCGGAGAGAGTGTCTTAATTCAACTTGACGTGActgcatgtttacaatgtatatattcaaCACACACAAAATGGTGCCCCTTTGAAACATGAATATGTTCCACtagatgttaataaacaaacacttttttgtttgaattgttttacattgtcttatcggggcctattatagctgactatgcggtatggactttgctcattgttgaagaccgtacgctgacctatagttgttaatgtctgtgtcactttggtcttttgtggatagttgtctcattggcaatcataccacttcttcttttttatacttattgATTGATTTacttattttgtcatttgaaataTACAGTGTTTTCCTCTGATGTCTGAAAATTTATAtctgaaaacatttttaataactACAAATTAAGTTAAGGCAATTGGACATTATCGGTGTCATTGTGTGTGGCAATTTGAAGTTATAAATTCCTCAATTTACGcagttttataaatgtatttcatttaacatgtttgtgtATACATACCTATAGTTTCCACTTTATAGACGTCGAAGGCCTCAAGTTTGGCGTCTATCATAATATATAATATGTTTAACATATAGATAACCTGCATCGGAGAACTTTTTGAACAAATGTCAGTGAAACCaacaatatcagaaaaaaatactgACACAGAATCATAATGCTCCGGAATTATCGCCATCTTTTTCATCATTCTCCTGGCTATGGATATAGGAAGCAGCTGATACAACAATTGTTCTGAACGTCTACGTTCCTTCTCAAGgtcatatgttttgttttttagtgAATTTGCAAATTGTTGAAGTTTGTTTGTGAGTCTGTATACGAGGATCACAGTTATCGGAAACAATAATATCGCACACAccatttttattacatttataattagatttgtttttaatgaCGTGACGTAGTCTTCCAGCATTTCTATTATTTCCTGAAATAAAAAAGATCATTGTATATAAGCCTCCAATGTTACTTAACACGTAAGACTTATCATCGGCTTTGTTGTTACATGGACATTTACAACCTGACGGTGGAAACAGTTGGAGCAGGATATGTTTACACATCCAGGCATCCAGAGATTCTCCATGTTTGTTTGGGGTTTGTTTTGCTcagtattttgtgtttttgttgtgttttatataccgctgtttgtcttttgatgtttttttagtgtttctaataaaattttcaggttttttttcgaCTAACGATTTGTATATTCATTAGGTATATATCTTTCTTCTCTTTTTCAAGAAAAATTCATGGATATCTctgaaaatacatgtaaataagtTCTTAAAGTCTTCATGTCTAGTTCCCcctttcatgatttttttctttaaaagtaatGTCTTTCATTATTAAGACACATAAAAACGCTGTCTTTCCATAATATTATCTACCTGCGATAAGATGTCTTGTATTTCTTTCAGCAAATCTATATAACTAGTGATGTTATTGAACCATGAGTTACTGGTTTCAACAGATCCATGAGTAGAATTATTAGCCAATATGTCTGACCTCATGATGTTAATAACTGATTCTAGTTCACTTGAGGTATAACGactatttatttgttgttgtaCTGTGGTAGAATATTGCATACTTCTTGCTAAATAGCTTGCACCAAGTGTTGCTTTTTCTTTATACCACAAAAGTTCTGGTAATACAACACTACCtgcaaatattttttctctcagTTAGTTATGATGTCTATACATAGCTAGAAgtgtcaaatagttatttaagaaAAAGTTtaagcatatttttttacattctatTTAATTTAACTTAATGGTATTAGATACCGGTCGGGTAATTTTAAAAGAAGTTTATTTTTACCAAATGCGTAAAGATACCTTTTGTACATACATCCTGATCATTCAGTGATCAAATGACATAGTATGGTACTCATTCCATAAAAAACTTCATATGTGCAAATCTGAGATACCAATAAGGTTAAATGTAAGAAAGATCATTTGTCAATATAGTATATCTAACAAGTGTTTCGCGGTTGATGCACTGTCCTATTGTATCCACCATGAGTCTTATGAAAACGTAATTTAATATATGACATTATCGCAATCTGTGATTCAATCGTCAAAGATGCGTGCAGATATGTTTTTGTACATATGTTCCGGTAAATGAAAAGAGAGAATAACAAATTCATGAACAATGTACAACATCCTCTAATTACGTTAGCATTGCTTTTAAAGGTCATTAGCTACGATGAGATAAAAACTATGATGAATATACTTTTAAACTCCAAATACTAGAAGACGTTTCAATTGGACGTAGATTCTTTCTGTTCAGATTTACATTTATGTTAATATCGGGTTATATGACCATTGACCAGTCTTTAGACACGCAATGTGGATGCACAGTCTAAGTACATGCGATgtgaattgtttaaaattttgtaattttgatttagaactttgaatatccctctggtatctttatgTTCATCAATGTCAACTCTGATGTTGGGAGTTCGAAATTTGCATATGGCTGGTGGCTTTGACTCCGACATTGATTGGCGAAGATTAGATGTTTTTATTCCATGTCGGAATTGGACTCCTGCTCTAGTCATAGAATACAATCAAGATTCATGAAAAGGAAGTCAAACAACAACTATCAATCAGTCTTATCTAACCATAGGGACCGGTCAGgttttattcaatttgagattTGAGGATTACGGATagttttgattttttcgaaaactaaggattttctgatcccaggcatagattaccttagccgtatttggcacaactttttggaattttggatcctcaatgctcttcaactttttacttgtttggcttaataaatattttgatatgagcgtcactgatgagtcttatgtagacgaaacgcgcgtctggcgtactaaattataatcctggtacctttgataactatttaggaGATCAGTGCTATGAATTTTATACATACAATGAGGACAGTTTGACATATATTTTacaatgtctttatttttttaataacacatCTATCAAAACACTTCAACTGCTATTTTTTACGACTTTACTATCAGTATTTGATATACCAAGAAATAAACCATTTTGATTGATATACAAACATGACCTGATTATGAATATAATGAGCTTTTATTTGACATTGGCTtatgtttttttctgctttttaccAGAGATATTGTATCGTTGAAatctaattattttttcaattaaggCAAGGAAGGCGTGCCTTACATTTCAAGAGTACAAACAGTTTATAGAAAAATCGGTTAAAATATCAACAACTATATTTGTTTACTAGGCTGTCTCTGGCATACAAATATCTGTAAACGAATGTTGCAATAAGctgtattttgtgttttatatattgatctatattgacatttgttaaatacaattttaaatatgtttttttttgttttttattatttttaacttaaatAAACCTGCTGCTACCTTTAGgtggctatgcggtatgggctgtttTCAATTATGTGattaaaaataagataatgtGCATGATTTGCAATGTGACGACTCTCTTAAAGAGAACACATGACGTGGAATTTAGTAACTATCAGTCACCGACCaccaatttacaataaaataaaccCAGTAATTATAGCAAGTTATGAAAGACCCCGACTACGCAACATCTAATGCGAATAAAGGGAGAAGGTCAACTGCCTGATTTATTTcagctatataaaaaaataaagtacttTAACTATCAAAGTTACTTtcttttaaacatataaaatacttGTGAACTTACAGTATTACCACTAGTATAACGTAATTACTTCAATTTCTACAACTACTTCTGTTTCGTCTATACTATTGCTACTAGCATTACAACAAGtcctactactactactactactattactactactactactactactactactactactgctactactactactactactagtACTACTACTATAACTACAAGTTCGTCTATACTATTGCTACTAGCATTACAACAAGtcctactactactactactactactactactactactactactactactactactactactacttctactactactactactgctactactactactactactactactacgactactactactactactacgactactactactactactactgctaCTACTACTACTGCTGCTGCTACTGCTGctgctactactactactactactactactactactactactactactactactactactactactactactactactactactactactactactactactactactactactactactactactactactactactactactactactactactactactactactactacttctactaGCATTACAACAAGtcctactactactactactactactactactactactactactactactactactactactactactactactactactactactactactactactgctactactactactactactactactactactacgactactactactactactactactactactactactactgctactactactactgctgctgctactactactactactactactactactactactactactactactactactactactactactactactactactactactactacttctactactactacttctactactactactactactactactactactactactactactacaactactactactactactactactactacttctactactactactactactactactactactactactactactactactactactactactactactactactactactacatgttttctactactactactacaattactacaactactactactactactactactactgctactactgctactactactactactactactactactactactactactactactactactactattgctagtactactactactactactactactactactactactactactactactaataCTACAACTACTACTCCTTTTTCTACTATTACTACATTTTTtgtactactactactacttctactactactacttctTCTATTATTATCTACAACTGCTACTATCGGACAGGCTCGTAGATAAAGGCAAAAGTTGTATACGGGTGTTCAATAGTTATAAATTGACTGAGAAAAAACTTATGCGGGTTACAAATCAAAAACGagtgaaaaagagaaaaaaacaaaggaATAATTAGTACTGGAACACTGAggttcaacaaaaacaaatgccaataCAAATTGAATCGAACATGTTGATAATTCTGCAATATTCATGACTTGGCACAGGTGACGTTAT
It contains:
- the LOC139500979 gene encoding uncharacterized protein, translated to MDHTDLFVPVKRCCTCNSNLSTRRGQNFILVKILVLTIIPIIVLLIQGWITIAEDNNHVVTQNKVEADIKFSVEIGLLVHNLQIERGITAMYVSSGRMDILPALQNKRTMTDISLLTLGKWISLSTPRYFQSRKTYFQRLREYRNTFDNLNKSSSEVIRFYSYNNDVILDWLGSVITDAKYITGTSWQPLVAYHMILLSKEQTGIERALGGVYYAKGSVVLPELLWYKEKATLGASYLARSMQYSTTVQQQINSRYTSSELESVINIMRSDILANNSTHGSVETSNSWFNNITSYIDLLKEIQDILSQEIIEMLEDYVTSLKTNLIINVIKMVCAILLFPITVILVYRLTNKLQQFANSLKNKTYDLEKERRRSEQLLYQLLPISIARRMMKKMAIIPEHYDSVSVFFSDIVGFTDICSKSSPMQVIYMLNILYIMIDAKLEAFDVYKVETIGDAYMVASGLPVAAKNRTRHATEVASMSLEIMSTVSEATVPHLPQEKWKVRIGINSGPVVAGVVGTKMPRYCLFGDTVNVASRMESSGKPGMIQISSATKKALEAYPEFLIRERGDMTIKGKGHMKTFWLIGHNNGYRVSTPHLFLT